The DNA sequence CGAAGCAGGCCGCATGTACGCCGACGCGCTGCCCGACGCACGCCACGTGTACGTCGACACCTGCGAGCGCCACACCGGCGAGCCGGGCCAGAGCCACCGCTACGCGACGATGGCCAACGACCGGCGGTTCTTCGTCGTCGACGCGCTGCTCGGCCGTGATCTCGACCCGCAGCGGCCGTTCGTGCGTGACGTGCTCGCCGCGGGGGGCGAGGATCTGCTCGACATCGCGCCGTTGTCGATCGACGTGCTCGGGCTCGACTACTACGCCCACTGCCAGTGGCACTTCACCGACGCCGGCGGGGTCATCCCCTCACCGCACCCGCCGCCACTCGCGTCGCTGATCGTCGAGTACGCCGACCGCTACGGGCTGCTTTGCATGCTGAGCGAGACGAACCTGCGGGGCTACGCCTCGGACCGGGCGAGCTGGCTGCGCTACACGCTCGAGCAGTGCGAGCTCGCCGAGGAGGCCGGTGTGGACATCGACGGGTACTGCTGGTTCCCCGCCGTCGACTCCTGCGACTGGGACTCCCTGCTCTTCCGGTGCGACGGCAACGTCGACCCCGTCGGCGTGTGGTGGGTGGACCGCGACGGAGCGCGCAGGGGGTCGTCGATGTCACGCGCGTACGCCCTGGCGGCTGGGGGAGCACCGGCCGCCGAGCTGCCCGCCTACCGGTTCCGCAAGCCGGTCAGCGACTGGCTGCGCGGCTACCTGCCGCAGCTCGCGCACTGGCAATGGCGACCCCCGCCCGAGGGGGAGGGCTGCTCCCAGACCTCGTCCGATGACGACCGCATCGAGTTTCGGATCGCCGATGTCCAACACTGAGCTCGTCGTCTTCTCCCACCTGCGCTGGACCTTCGTCTGGCAGCGGCCGCAGCAGCTGATCTCCCGCCTCGCCGCGGACCGCAAAGTCTTCTTCGTCGAGGAGATGACGCGCGGCGACGTCGACGCCCCGGTGCTCCGCCACGAGCAGGCGGGGCCCGTCACCCGCGTGTGGATGGAGGTCCCGTTCGGCGAACCGGGCGAGCCCGTGGGGTTCGACCTCGCCGGCCAGAGCGGCTACGGCGAGGCGGTCGCCGAGCTCGTCGGCCCGTCAGAGGGCCGTGTGGCCTGGCTCTACACGCCCCTCGCCCTCGACATGGCGCGTGCGGTGGAGCCCGCACTGCTCGTCTACGACGTCATGGACGACCTCGCGTCGTTCAAGGGCGCCTCCCCCCAGCTCGTCCTGCGCCAGCGCCAGACACTCGCGGGAGCGGACATCGTCTTCACGGGTGGCCGGTCGCTGCACCGGACCGTGACGCGCCACCGCACGCCGGGCGTGCACCTGTTCCCCTCCGGGGTGGAGACGCAGCACTACGCGACGGCGCGGCAGCGCCAGCCGCGCACCGGCTCCCGACCCGTCGCCGGCTACGTCGGCGTGGTCGACGAGCGCCTCGACCTGGTGCTCGTCGCCGACCTCGCCGCGGCGCTGCCCGACTGGGAGATCCGCATGGTCGGACCGGTCGCGAAGATCGACCCCTCGTCGCTGCCGCAGGCGCCCAACCTCTCATGGCTCGGCTCCCGCCGCTACGAGGAGCTGCCGGAGGTGATGGCGGGGTTCGACGTCGCGCTCATGCCCTTCGCCCTGAACGACGCGACCCGGTCGATCAGCCCGACGAAGACGCTCGAGTACCTCGCCGCCGGCCTGCCGGTCATCTCCACCCGCGTGCCCGACGTCGTGGCGGACTGCTCGGAGCTCGTCGACCTCTGCGACGACGGGCCGGCGTTCGCCGAGGGCTGCGCCCGGGTCCTCGGTCACGACCGGTTGGAGCGCTACGGGCGCGCGGCCCGGCTGCTCCACGACCGCAGCTGGGACACGATCGCGGCGCGGATGAACGGTCTCATCGGCGCCGGCCTCGAGCGGTTCAGCTCCCCAGCCCGAGCGAGCGGGCGATGAGCAGCCGCTGGACCTCGCTGGTGCCCTCGCCGATCTCGAGGATCTTCGCGTCCTGGTAGAAGCGGCCCACCGGGTACTCGGTGGTGAACCCGTAGCCGCCGAACACCTGGCAGGCCTCGCGCGCGGCGGTCACCGCCGACTCGGTCGCGTAGAGCTTCGCGATGGCCGCGGCCCTCGTGAAGGGTTTCCCGGCCTGCACGAGCCGGCAGGCGTGGCGGTACTGGTTGCGGGCGAGCTCCGCTGCCGCCTCCATGTCGGCGATCTTGAACGCCACGGCCTGGTACGAGCCGATCGGCCTGCCGAACGCCTCCCGCTCGCGCGCATAGCGCACGCACTCGTCGACGCAGCCCTGGATGAGTCCGACGGCGAGCGCCGCGATGGCGATGCGGCCCTCGTCGAGCACGGCGAGGAGGTTCCCCAGACCCCTGCCGGTCTCGCCGAGCTGGTGGTCGGCCGGGACGCGGCAGTCGACGAAGGCGAGGTCGCGGGTGTCGCTCGCGTGCCAGCCGACCTTGCGGTACCCGCCACCGACCGTGAAACCCGCCGTGCCCGTCGGCACGACGAAGTTCGTCACCCTCCGGGGCGGCCCCTCGTCGGTCACCGCGGCGACGACGACGAGCGCGGTGATGGCCGTGCCGGCGTTCGTGATGAACTGCTTGGCGCCGTTTATGACCCAGTCGTCGCCGTCACGCACCGCGGTGGTGCGCAGCGCCCCGGCGTCGGTGCCGCCACCGGGCTCGGTGAGTCCGAAGGCGGCGAGCCGCTCCCCGCGAGCGAGGGGCGG is a window from the Egibacteraceae bacterium genome containing:
- a CDS encoding family 1 glycosylhydrolase, whose protein sequence is MGIEFVGGFESTYLPAHDRDVFETSGHATAWAQDVELLRSAGVRRLRYPVRWHRVEPSPGAYDWRVTDATLGHLRECGMGVIVDLVHHTSYPAWLTDGFADTRFGTAYLRFCEAFAARYPWTREYTLFNEPFSTLFLAGHEAIWPPYGRGMADLVRLFRNVLPAVAEAGRMYADALPDARHVYVDTCERHTGEPGQSHRYATMANDRRFFVVDALLGRDLDPQRPFVRDVLAAGGEDLLDIAPLSIDVLGLDYYAHCQWHFTDAGGVIPSPHPPPLASLIVEYADRYGLLCMLSETNLRGYASDRASWLRYTLEQCELAEEAGVDIDGYCWFPAVDSCDWDSLLFRCDGNVDPVGVWWVDRDGARRGSSMSRAYALAAGGAPAAELPAYRFRKPVSDWLRGYLPQLAHWQWRPPPEGEGCSQTSSDDDRIEFRIADVQH
- a CDS encoding glycosyltransferase, with the translated sequence MSNTELVVFSHLRWTFVWQRPQQLISRLAADRKVFFVEEMTRGDVDAPVLRHEQAGPVTRVWMEVPFGEPGEPVGFDLAGQSGYGEAVAELVGPSEGRVAWLYTPLALDMARAVEPALLVYDVMDDLASFKGASPQLVLRQRQTLAGADIVFTGGRSLHRTVTRHRTPGVHLFPSGVETQHYATARQRQPRTGSRPVAGYVGVVDERLDLVLVADLAAALPDWEIRMVGPVAKIDPSSLPQAPNLSWLGSRRYEELPEVMAGFDVALMPFALNDATRSISPTKTLEYLAAGLPVISTRVPDVVADCSELVDLCDDGPAFAEGCARVLGHDRLERYGRAARLLHDRSWDTIAARMNGLIGAGLERFSSPARASGR
- a CDS encoding acyl-CoA dehydrogenase family protein, which gives rise to MTASFELTDEQEELRRVVRQFAADRVAPRAEEMNAKGEFPLDLVREMAAMGLFGLPFAEEDGGMGGDLLSLCLAIEEIGRVDQSLGVTLEAAVGLGAMPIARFGTDEQRARWLPPLARGERLAAFGLTEPGGGTDAGALRTTAVRDGDDWVINGAKQFITNAGTAITALVVVAAVTDEGPPRRVTNFVVPTGTAGFTVGGGYRKVGWHASDTRDLAFVDCRVPADHQLGETGRGLGNLLAVLDEGRIAIAALAVGLIQGCVDECVRYAREREAFGRPIGSYQAVAFKIADMEAAAELARNQYRHACRLVQAGKPFTRAAAIAKLYATESAVTAAREACQVFGGYGFTTEYPVGRFYQDAKILEIGEGTSEVQRLLIARSLGLGS